The following proteins come from a genomic window of Streptomyces liliiviolaceus:
- a CDS encoding ArsA family ATPase has product MSQDPARANDSARGREPAHASGTSGPSRAIDTAAASSAVLGVDALIDDPGTRIVVCCGSGGVGKTTTAAALGLRAAERGRKVVVLTIDPARRLAQSMGIDALDNTPRRVKGIDDSASGELHAMMLDMKRTFDEIVEAHADRERAATILNNPFYQSLSAGFAGTQEYMAMEKLGQLRARDEWDLIVVDTPPSRSALDFLDAPKRLGSFLDGKLIRLLTAPAKLGGRAGMKFLNVGMSMMTGTLGKLLGGQLLKDVQTFVAAMDTTFGGFRTRADATYKLLQAPGTAFLVVAAPERDALREAAYFVERLAAEEMPLAGLVLNRVHGSGATQLSAERALAAAENLAEARIVDQVGGKAGLRNSPDTYGSSESPATETAVPEAPSSDAGSPAADRTSADGAGTDEDTGRTDPGTEEHSTEDRDDRSTEGRTVEQLTAGLLRLHAERMQLLSREQRTRDRFAALHPEVAVAEVAALPGDVHDLAGLRQIGDRLAADASPAEAS; this is encoded by the coding sequence ATGAGTCAGGACCCGGCCCGCGCAAACGATTCTGCCCGCGGACGCGAGCCCGCCCACGCGTCCGGCACGTCCGGCCCCTCCCGCGCGATCGACACCGCGGCCGCGTCCTCGGCCGTCCTGGGCGTCGACGCGCTGATCGACGACCCCGGGACCCGCATCGTGGTCTGCTGCGGTTCGGGCGGCGTCGGCAAGACCACCACCGCGGCGGCGCTGGGGCTGCGGGCCGCCGAGCGCGGCCGCAAGGTGGTCGTCCTCACCATCGACCCGGCCCGCAGGCTCGCCCAGTCGATGGGCATCGACGCGCTCGACAACACCCCGCGCCGGGTGAAGGGCATCGACGACTCCGCGAGCGGCGAGCTGCACGCGATGATGCTCGACATGAAGCGCACCTTCGACGAGATCGTCGAGGCGCACGCGGACCGCGAGCGGGCCGCCACGATCCTGAACAACCCCTTCTACCAGTCGCTCTCCGCCGGCTTCGCGGGCACGCAGGAGTACATGGCGATGGAGAAGCTGGGGCAGCTGAGGGCCCGCGACGAGTGGGACCTCATCGTCGTCGACACGCCGCCCTCGCGCTCGGCCCTCGACTTCCTGGACGCCCCGAAGCGGCTCGGCTCGTTCCTGGACGGCAAGCTGATCCGGCTGCTGACCGCGCCGGCGAAGCTGGGCGGCCGGGCCGGGATGAAGTTCCTGAACGTCGGGATGTCGATGATGACCGGCACCCTGGGCAAGCTGCTGGGCGGTCAGCTCCTCAAGGACGTACAGACGTTCGTGGCCGCCATGGACACCACCTTCGGCGGTTTCCGGACGCGCGCGGACGCCACGTACAAGCTGCTCCAGGCGCCCGGTACGGCGTTCCTGGTCGTCGCGGCCCCGGAGCGGGACGCGCTGCGCGAGGCGGCGTACTTCGTGGAACGGCTGGCCGCGGAGGAGATGCCGCTCGCCGGTCTGGTGCTGAACCGGGTCCACGGCAGCGGTGCCACCCAGCTGTCCGCCGAGCGCGCGCTCGCCGCCGCGGAAAATCTTGCCGAGGCCCGCATTGTGGATCAGGTGGGCGGGAAAGCTGGACTTCGTAACTCTCCCGACACGTACGGCAGTTCAGAATCACCCGCTACCGAAACCGCCGTTCCCGAGGCTCCCTCCTCCGACGCAGGCTCCCCCGCCGCGGACCGGACCAGTGCCGACGGAGCCGGAACGGACGAGGACACCGGCAGGACAGACCCCGGCACGGAAGAACACAGCACCGAGGACCGCGACGACCGCAGCACGGAAGGCCGCACAGTCGAACAACTCACCGCAGGCCTGCTGAGGCTGCACGCCGAACGTATGCAACTGCTCTCCCGCGAGCAGCGCACACGCGATCGCTTCGCCGCGCTCCACCCCGAGGTGGCGGTGGCCGAAGTGGCCGCGCTGCCCGGCGATGTGCACGACCTCGCGGGGCTGCGGCAGATCGGGGACCGGCTCGCGGCCGACGCGTCGCCGGCCGAAGCTTCTTGA
- a CDS encoding DUF4177 domain-containing protein, with product MTKWEYATVPLLVHATKQILDTWGEDGWELVQVVPGPNNPEQLVAYLKRERAA from the coding sequence ATGACCAAGTGGGAATACGCAACCGTGCCTCTGCTCGTCCACGCCACGAAGCAGATTCTGGACACCTGGGGCGAGGACGGCTGGGAGCTCGTCCAGGTCGTGCCCGGGCCGAACAACCCCGAGCAGCTCGTCGCCTACCTGAAGCGGGAGCGGGCCGCGTGA
- a CDS encoding metallophosphoesterase has protein sequence MRARYGVPLGIAAAGAAGLLYSAGFEARSFRLRRVTVPVLPPGMRPLRVLQVSDIHMVSGQRKKQRWLRSLAGLRPDFVINTGDNLSDPEGVPEVMDALGPLMEFPGAYVFGSNDYFGPTLRNPARYLFEKTQGRHGLNGNAPAVNVVHNPWEELRDGFDAAGWLNLTNVRGSLKIDGFEIELTGLDDPHVKRDRYARVAGGPSDAADLSLGIVHAPYLRALDAFTADGYPLILAGHTHGGQLCIPFYGALVTNCDLDTDRVKGLSTYTEAESGLTSYMHVSAGCGTSRYTPVRFACPPEATLLTLTGRDSA, from the coding sequence ATGCGCGCGCGATACGGAGTACCACTGGGAATCGCGGCGGCTGGCGCCGCCGGTCTGCTCTACTCGGCGGGGTTCGAAGCCCGCTCGTTCAGACTGCGGCGGGTGACGGTCCCGGTGCTGCCCCCCGGGATGCGACCGCTGCGCGTGCTCCAGGTCTCCGACATCCACATGGTGAGCGGGCAGCGCAAGAAGCAGCGCTGGCTGCGCTCGCTGGCCGGGCTGCGCCCCGACTTCGTCATCAACACCGGGGACAACCTCTCGGACCCCGAGGGCGTACCGGAGGTCATGGACGCCCTCGGCCCGCTGATGGAGTTCCCCGGCGCGTACGTCTTCGGCTCGAACGACTACTTCGGGCCCACGCTCCGCAACCCGGCCCGCTATCTGTTCGAGAAGACGCAGGGCCGGCACGGGCTGAACGGCAACGCGCCCGCCGTCAACGTCGTCCACAACCCGTGGGAGGAGCTGCGCGACGGCTTCGACGCGGCGGGCTGGCTGAACCTCACGAACGTCCGGGGCTCGCTGAAGATCGACGGTTTCGAGATCGAGCTGACCGGGCTCGACGACCCGCACGTCAAGCGTGACCGGTACGCGCGCGTGGCGGGCGGCCCGTCCGACGCGGCCGACCTCTCCCTCGGCATCGTGCACGCGCCGTACCTGCGCGCACTGGACGCCTTCACCGCGGACGGCTACCCGCTGATCCTGGCGGGCCACACGCACGGCGGGCAGCTGTGCATCCCCTTCTACGGCGCCCTGGTCACCAACTGCGACCTGGACACCGACCGGGTAAAGGGCCTGTCCACGTACACGGAGGCGGAGTCGGGCCTGACGTCGTACATGCACGTGTCGGCGGGCTGCGGAACGAGCAGGTACACACCGGTACGGTTCGCGTGCCCGCCGGAGGCGACGCTGCTGACGCTCACGGGGCGGGATTCGGCGTAG
- a CDS encoding nucleotidyltransferase domain-containing protein produces the protein MSAKRGLDAQGYIEREGSLGLVPAAFRPVVASARDRVLDVFGGRLHSAYLYGSIPRGTARVGRSDLDLLLVLREEPTEADRADARTLDGALDKEFTRIDGAGTLLAGRAQVLSDLERHDLGWFVACLCTPLLGEDLAEELPRYRPDALLARETNGDLALLLPRWRERIAEVTGVAGAGGPQEAALRPLVRYMSRHLVRTGFTLVMPRWNGWTSDLAEMAEVFAAYYPERDRPRRAAQLRKAAVLGHEPVGDRAVLRSYVDDLGPWLAEEYARVHGVKDPRP, from the coding sequence ATGTCCGCGAAGCGAGGGCTCGACGCCCAGGGCTACATCGAGCGCGAAGGTTCCCTCGGGCTCGTACCGGCGGCGTTCCGGCCCGTCGTCGCCTCGGCCCGTGACCGGGTGCTGGACGTCTTCGGGGGACGGCTGCACAGCGCGTACCTCTACGGGTCGATTCCTCGCGGGACCGCGCGCGTGGGCCGGTCCGATCTCGACCTGCTGCTCGTCCTGCGCGAGGAGCCCACGGAGGCGGACCGGGCGGACGCGCGCACGCTCGACGGGGCCCTCGACAAGGAGTTCACCCGGATCGACGGGGCCGGGACGCTGTTGGCCGGCCGGGCGCAGGTGCTGAGCGACCTGGAGAGGCACGATCTCGGCTGGTTCGTCGCGTGCCTCTGTACGCCGCTGCTGGGCGAGGACCTCGCCGAGGAACTGCCGCGCTACCGTCCCGACGCCCTCCTCGCCCGGGAGACGAACGGCGACCTCGCGCTGCTCCTCCCCCGCTGGCGCGAGCGGATCGCCGAGGTCACGGGCGTCGCCGGGGCGGGCGGCCCGCAGGAGGCTGCCCTGCGGCCCCTCGTGCGGTACATGTCCCGTCACCTCGTCCGGACGGGCTTCACGCTCGTCATGCCCCGCTGGAACGGCTGGACGAGCGACCTGGCGGAGATGGCCGAGGTGTTCGCCGCGTACTACCCGGAGCGGGACCGTCCGCGGCGGGCCGCCCAGCTGAGGAAGGCCGCCGTCCTCGGCCACGAGCCGGTCGGCGACCGTGCCGTCCTGCGGTCGTACGTCGACGATCTCGGGCCGTGGCTCGCCGAGGAGTACGCGCGCGTGCACGGCGTCAAGGACCCGCGCCCCTGA
- a CDS encoding NUDIX hydrolase has translation MANGQWYPPEWPERIRALADGTLTPVVPRRAATVMLLKDTGPGPASEETGSKDSGSGDTGTRPAVHMLRRRASMAFAGGAYAYPGGGVDPRDDDHHVRWAGPTRAWWASRLGVDEAAAQAIVCAAVRETYEEAGVLLAGPTADTVVGDTTGDDWETDRAALVARDLSLAEFLDRRGLVLRSDLLGAWTRWITPEFEPRRYDTFFFVAVLPEGQRTRNASTEADRTVWIRPSEAMDGYDRGDLLMMPPTIATLRQLGAYGTAAEALAAAPGRDMTPVLARARLVDGELVLSWPGHDEFTKHIPTGGASA, from the coding sequence ATGGCGAATGGGCAGTGGTACCCCCCGGAGTGGCCCGAGAGGATCCGCGCTCTCGCGGACGGCACGCTCACACCGGTCGTCCCCAGGCGGGCGGCCACCGTCATGCTGCTCAAGGACACCGGCCCGGGCCCCGCCTCCGAGGAGACGGGCTCCAAGGACTCCGGCTCGGGGGACACCGGTACCCGTCCCGCCGTGCACATGCTGCGCCGACGCGCCTCCATGGCCTTCGCCGGGGGCGCGTACGCGTATCCGGGCGGCGGGGTCGACCCCAGGGACGACGACCACCACGTCCGCTGGGCGGGCCCCACGCGCGCGTGGTGGGCGTCCCGGCTCGGCGTCGACGAGGCCGCCGCCCAGGCGATCGTCTGCGCGGCGGTCCGCGAGACGTACGAGGAGGCGGGCGTCCTGCTTGCGGGCCCGACCGCGGACACCGTGGTCGGCGACACCACCGGGGACGACTGGGAGACCGACCGGGCGGCGCTGGTCGCCCGCGACCTCTCCCTCGCCGAGTTCCTCGACCGCAGGGGGCTCGTGCTGCGCTCCGACCTGCTGGGCGCCTGGACGCGCTGGATCACCCCGGAGTTCGAGCCCCGCCGCTACGACACCTTCTTCTTCGTGGCCGTCCTCCCGGAGGGCCAGCGCACCCGCAACGCCTCCACGGAGGCCGACCGCACCGTCTGGATCCGCCCTTCGGAGGCGATGGACGGCTACGACAGGGGCGACCTCCTGATGATGCCGCCCACCATCGCGACCCTGCGCCAGCTCGGCGCGTACGGGACCGCCGCGGAGGCCCTCGCGGCGGCGCCCGGGCGGGACATGACCCCCGTCCTGGCACGGGCCAGGCTGGTGGACGGCGAGCTGGTCCTCAGCTGGCCCGGCCACGACGAGTTCACCAAGCACATCCCGACCGGTGGAGCCTCCGCATGA
- a CDS encoding MBL fold metallo-hydrolase: MTDAAALPGQPRGGVLSGPATARAVNVLAPNASAMTLDGTNTWIVAEPDSELAVVIDPGPLDDVHLRAVVDAAEKAGKRVALTLLTHGHPDHAEGAARFAELTGTKVRALDPALRLGGEGLAAGNVITTGGLELRVVPTPGHTADSLCFHLPADRAVLTGDTILGRGTTVVAHPDGRLGDYLDSLRRLRSLTVDDGVHTVLPGHGPVLEDAQGAVEFYLAHRAHRLAQVETAVEDGYSDPSQVVAHVYADVDRSLWPAAELSVRAQLDYLKEHGLIGRE; this comes from the coding sequence ATGACCGACGCCGCAGCCCTGCCCGGCCAGCCGCGCGGCGGGGTGCTCTCCGGCCCCGCCACCGCGCGCGCCGTCAACGTCCTCGCGCCGAACGCGTCCGCGATGACCCTGGACGGCACGAACACCTGGATCGTGGCCGAGCCGGACTCCGAACTGGCGGTGGTGATCGATCCGGGGCCCCTGGACGACGTACACCTGCGCGCCGTCGTGGACGCCGCCGAGAAGGCCGGCAAGCGGGTCGCCCTGACCCTGCTGACCCACGGGCATCCGGACCACGCCGAGGGCGCGGCGCGGTTCGCCGAGCTGACGGGCACGAAGGTACGGGCGCTCGATCCGGCGCTGCGGCTCGGCGGCGAGGGCCTGGCCGCCGGGAACGTGATCACGACGGGCGGCCTGGAGCTGCGGGTCGTACCGACGCCCGGCCACACCGCCGACTCGCTCTGCTTCCATCTGCCCGCCGACCGGGCCGTACTGACCGGCGACACGATCCTGGGCCGGGGCACCACGGTCGTGGCCCACCCCGACGGGCGCCTCGGCGACTACCTGGACTCCCTGCGGCGGCTGAGGTCCCTGACGGTCGACGACGGCGTGCACACGGTCCTGCCGGGCCACGGACCGGTCCTTGAGGACGCCCAGGGAGCCGTCGAGTTCTACCTGGCCCACCGGGCCCACCGCCTCGCCCAGGTAGAGACGGCCGTCGAGGACGGCTACTCGGACCCGTCCCAGGTCGTAGCGCACGTCTACGCGGACGTCGACCGCTCCCTGTGGCCGGCGGCGGAGCTGTCGGTACGGGCGCAGCTGGACTACCTCAAGGAGCACGGGCTCATCGGCAGGGAGTGA
- a CDS encoding RidA family protein, producing the protein MSAVEAKLAELGLTLPDVVPPLAAYQPAVQTGVYVYTAGQLPMVDGKLPLTGKVGAEVTPEEAKELARTCALNALAAVKSVAGDLDRVARVVKVVGFVASAADFTGQPAVLNGASELLGEVLGDKGVHARSAVGVAVLPLDAPVEVEIQVELTEA; encoded by the coding sequence GTGAGCGCCGTAGAGGCGAAACTGGCCGAACTGGGACTGACCCTGCCGGACGTCGTGCCGCCGCTGGCCGCGTACCAGCCGGCCGTGCAGACGGGCGTGTACGTGTACACGGCCGGCCAGCTCCCGATGGTGGACGGCAAGCTTCCGCTCACCGGCAAGGTGGGCGCGGAGGTCACCCCGGAGGAGGCCAAGGAACTGGCCCGCACCTGCGCGCTGAACGCCCTCGCGGCGGTCAAGTCGGTCGCGGGCGACCTCGACCGCGTCGCGCGCGTGGTGAAGGTCGTCGGCTTCGTCGCCTCGGCGGCCGACTTCACCGGCCAGCCCGCCGTCCTGAACGGCGCGAGCGAGCTGCTGGGCGAGGTACTCGGCGACAAGGGCGTGCACGCGCGCAGCGCGGTCGGCGTGGCGGTGCTGCCGCTCGACGCGCCCGTGGAGGTCGAGATCCAGGTGGAGCTGACGGAGGCGTAG
- the wblA gene encoding transcriptional regulator WblA: MGWVTDWSAQAACRTTDPDELFVQGAAQNRAKAVCTGCPVRTECLADALDNRVEFGVWGGMTERERRALLRRRPTVTSWRRLLETARTEYERGAGILPLDEEEVYENYAAVG, translated from the coding sequence ATGGGCTGGGTAACCGACTGGAGTGCGCAGGCGGCCTGCCGCACTACCGATCCGGATGAACTGTTCGTTCAAGGAGCAGCGCAGAACCGGGCGAAGGCAGTGTGCACCGGATGCCCGGTGCGCACGGAGTGCCTGGCCGACGCGTTGGACAACCGCGTCGAGTTCGGCGTGTGGGGAGGGATGACGGAGCGGGAGCGCCGCGCACTGCTGCGCAGGCGACCAACCGTCACCTCTTGGCGCAGGCTGCTCGAAACCGCGCGTACCGAGTACGAGCGGGGGGCGGGAATCCTGCCTCTCGACGAGGAAGAGGTGTACGAGAACTACGCAGCGGTGGGCTGA
- a CDS encoding ArsA-related P-loop ATPase, which produces MSRLQVVSGKGGTGKTTVAAALALALATEGKRALLVEVEGRQGIAQLFETQALPYEERKIAVAPGGGEVYALAIDPELALLDYLQMFYKLGGAGRALKKLGAIDFATTIAPGLRDVLLTGKACEAVRRKDKRGRFAYDYVVMDAPPTGRITRFLNVNDEVAGLAKIGPIHNQAQAVMRVLKSPETAVHLVTLLEEMPVQETADGIAELRAARLPVGRTIVNMVRPAILDEADLELAREAPRTAVAKSLSAAGLGGARRGGVAERLVEPLLSQADEYAERYALEREQRAVLQGLELPLHELPLLAEGMDLAGLYELAKELRQQGIS; this is translated from the coding sequence GTGAGCAGGCTTCAGGTCGTCAGCGGCAAGGGCGGTACCGGAAAGACCACGGTCGCCGCAGCACTCGCGCTCGCCCTCGCGACCGAGGGCAAGCGTGCCCTTCTGGTCGAGGTCGAGGGCAGACAGGGCATCGCGCAGCTCTTCGAGACGCAGGCGCTGCCCTACGAGGAGCGGAAGATCGCCGTCGCTCCCGGCGGCGGGGAGGTGTACGCACTCGCCATCGACCCCGAGCTGGCTCTTCTGGACTACCTCCAGATGTTCTACAAGCTCGGCGGCGCGGGCCGCGCCCTGAAGAAACTGGGCGCCATCGACTTCGCGACCACCATCGCGCCGGGCCTGCGGGACGTGCTCCTGACGGGCAAGGCCTGCGAGGCCGTACGCCGCAAGGACAAGCGCGGGCGGTTCGCGTACGACTACGTGGTGATGGACGCGCCGCCGACCGGGCGGATCACCCGCTTCCTGAACGTGAACGACGAGGTGGCCGGGCTCGCCAAGATCGGCCCCATACACAATCAGGCACAGGCCGTGATGCGGGTGCTCAAGTCGCCCGAGACCGCCGTGCACCTGGTGACGCTCCTGGAGGAGATGCCCGTCCAGGAGACCGCCGACGGCATCGCGGAGCTGCGGGCCGCGCGGCTGCCGGTGGGACGGACCATCGTGAACATGGTGCGGCCCGCGATCCTGGACGAGGCCGACCTGGAGCTGGCGCGCGAGGCGCCGCGCACGGCCGTCGCCAAGTCGCTGTCGGCCGCCGGGCTAGGCGGCGCGCGCCGCGGCGGGGTCGCCGAGCGCCTGGTGGAGCCGCTGCTGAGCCAGGCGGACGAGTACGCCGAGCGGTACGCGCTGGAGCGCGAGCAGCGTGCGGTGCTCCAGGGCCTGGAGCTGCCGTTGCACGAACTCCCGCTGCTCGCCGAGGGAATGGACCTCGCGGGTCTGTACGAACTCGCCAAGGAACTGCGTCAGCAAGGGATCTCATGA
- a CDS encoding Crp/Fnr family transcriptional regulator → MDDVLRRAPLFAALDDEQAAELRASMSEVTLARGDALFHEGDPGDRLYVVTEGKVKLHRTSPDGRENMLAVLGPGELIGELSLFDPGPRTATASALTEVKLLGLGHGDLQPWLNARPEVAAALLRAVARRLRKTNDQMSDLVFSDVPGRVARALLDLSRRFGVQSEEGIHVVHDLTQEELAQLVGASRETVNKALADFAGRGWLRLEARAVILLDVERLAKRSR, encoded by the coding sequence GTGGACGACGTTCTGCGGCGCGCCCCGCTCTTCGCGGCGCTCGATGACGAGCAGGCCGCGGAGCTCCGCGCCTCCATGAGTGAGGTGACCCTCGCACGCGGCGACGCGCTCTTCCACGAGGGCGACCCCGGAGACCGCCTGTACGTGGTCACCGAGGGCAAGGTGAAGCTCCACCGCACCTCACCCGACGGCCGCGAGAACATGCTGGCGGTCCTCGGCCCCGGCGAGCTCATCGGTGAGCTGTCGCTGTTCGACCCGGGCCCGCGGACGGCGACCGCCTCCGCGCTGACCGAGGTGAAGCTGCTGGGCCTCGGCCACGGCGACCTCCAGCCCTGGCTGAACGCACGGCCCGAGGTGGCCGCCGCCCTGCTGCGCGCCGTCGCCCGGCGCCTGCGCAAGACCAACGACCAGATGTCCGACCTGGTCTTCTCCGACGTGCCGGGCCGGGTGGCCCGCGCGCTCCTGGACCTCTCGCGCCGCTTCGGCGTGCAGTCCGAGGAGGGCATCCACGTCGTGCACGACCTGACCCAGGAGGAGCTGGCCCAGCTGGTCGGCGCCTCCCGCGAGACGGTCAACAAAGCGCTCGCCGACTTCGCGGGCCGCGGCTGGCTCCGCCTGGAGGCCCGCGCGGTGATCCTGCTGGACGTGGAGCGCCTCGCGAAGCGTTCGCGCTAG
- a CDS encoding GatB/YqeY domain-containing protein — protein sequence MTTLKSKLQADLNAAIKGRDELRSSTLRLTLAAVQKEEVAGTQKRELSDDEVQKVIAKEAKKRREAAEAFAQGGRAESAEREKAEGEILAEYLPKQLSDDELRQIVAQAVEEAKAAGAEGPRAMGQVMKIVNPKVAGLAEGGRVAAEVKKRLAG from the coding sequence ATGACCACGCTCAAGTCGAAGCTGCAGGCAGACCTCAACGCCGCGATCAAGGGACGCGACGAGCTCCGTTCCTCGACGCTCCGGCTGACCCTCGCCGCCGTCCAGAAGGAGGAGGTCGCGGGTACGCAGAAGCGCGAACTCTCCGACGACGAGGTGCAGAAGGTGATCGCCAAGGAGGCGAAGAAGCGCCGCGAGGCGGCCGAGGCCTTCGCGCAGGGCGGCCGTGCCGAGTCGGCCGAGCGCGAGAAGGCGGAGGGCGAGATCCTCGCCGAGTACCTGCCCAAGCAGCTCTCCGACGACGAGCTGCGGCAGATCGTCGCGCAGGCGGTCGAGGAGGCGAAGGCGGCCGGCGCCGAGGGCCCGCGCGCCATGGGCCAGGTCATGAAGATCGTGAACCCGAAGGTGGCCGGTCTGGCGGAGGGCGGCCGCGTCGCCGCGGAGGTCAAGAAGCGCCTCGCGGGCTGA
- a CDS encoding transglycosylase domain-containing protein has protein sequence MPKKRSGGGLSPTQQAAKFLGVSVLAGAVMAGIAVPAFGALGLAAKGSVEGFDEIPANLKRPPLSQRTTILDNQGGQIATVYSRDRTVVDLKDISPYMQKAIVAIEDARFYEHGAVDLKGVLRALNKNAQSGGVSEGASTLTQQYVKNVFVEEAGDDPTKVAQATQQTLGRKVRELKFAIQVEEELGKKKILENYLNITFFGQQAYGVEAAAQRYFSKSAKDLEVQEAALLAGIVQSPTRYDPVNDEAEATKRRNVVLQRMAEVHDISQAEATAAKEKPLGLKVSKPKNGCITAVKDSSFFCDYVREVFLTDPVFGKTQKARAKVWNQGGLTIRTTLDPQAQKSVQTSLKDHVNKSDKVAAASTLVEPGSGKILAMGQSKPYGYGKNETEINYSVDQKMGGSNFGFPTGSTFKPFLAAAALEGGKPATQSYPAPYEMPYPDSVQACDGKVWRNSESAKVENEDESEVGPYALKKAMALSVNTYFVQMLEDIGMCPVVDMTDKLGVVQGNGTKLPEQPSSMTLGSTGISPLTMASAYAAFANRGTYCTPIAIASISQKLGGEKKSLPVPKSSCSRAMSETTADTINTLLSGVVDSGTGQEAGLTDRANAGKTGTTDFRKNAWFVGYTPNLSGAVWVGSATQKVKMVNITIGGTWHEKVFGGAVPGPIWKDAMTGALSGKDSPGFNLVDIPDADKDRDKDRDRDRGDDNNGDDGPGRGENRGNDNGGGTDGGQPQIPTPTFSIPDEWTIGGNDGGNGGGNGNGGGGNWP, from the coding sequence ATGCCAAAGAAGCGCTCGGGCGGTGGTCTGTCTCCCACGCAGCAGGCCGCCAAGTTCCTCGGTGTCAGTGTGCTCGCGGGGGCCGTCATGGCCGGGATCGCCGTGCCTGCCTTCGGCGCGCTCGGCCTCGCGGCCAAGGGTTCGGTCGAGGGGTTCGACGAGATCCCGGCCAACCTGAAGCGGCCACCGCTGAGCCAGCGCACCACGATCCTGGACAACCAGGGCGGCCAGATCGCCACGGTCTACTCACGTGACCGCACGGTGGTCGACCTCAAGGACATCTCGCCGTACATGCAGAAGGCGATCGTCGCGATCGAGGACGCGCGCTTCTACGAGCACGGCGCGGTCGACCTCAAGGGCGTCCTGCGCGCCCTCAACAAGAACGCGCAGAGCGGCGGCGTCTCGGAGGGCGCCTCGACGCTCACGCAGCAGTACGTGAAGAACGTCTTCGTGGAGGAGGCCGGCGACGACCCGACGAAGGTCGCCCAGGCCACCCAGCAGACCCTCGGCCGCAAGGTCCGCGAGCTGAAGTTCGCGATCCAGGTCGAGGAGGAGCTGGGCAAGAAGAAGATCCTTGAGAACTATCTGAACATCACGTTCTTCGGGCAGCAGGCCTACGGCGTGGAGGCGGCGGCCCAGCGCTACTTCTCCAAGTCCGCCAAGGACCTGGAGGTGCAGGAGGCCGCGCTGCTGGCCGGCATCGTCCAGTCGCCGACCCGGTACGACCCGGTCAACGACGAGGCCGAGGCCACCAAGCGGCGCAATGTGGTGCTGCAGCGCATGGCCGAGGTGCACGACATCTCGCAGGCGGAGGCCACCGCCGCCAAGGAGAAGCCGCTCGGCCTGAAGGTCAGCAAGCCGAAGAACGGCTGCATCACGGCCGTCAAGGACTCCAGCTTCTTCTGCGACTACGTGCGCGAGGTGTTCCTGACCGACCCGGTCTTCGGCAAGACGCAGAAGGCGCGGGCCAAGGTCTGGAACCAGGGCGGTCTGACGATCCGTACGACGCTCGACCCGCAGGCGCAGAAATCGGTCCAGACCTCGCTCAAGGACCACGTCAACAAGTCGGACAAGGTCGCGGCGGCGTCGACGCTGGTCGAGCCCGGCTCCGGCAAGATCCTGGCGATGGGCCAGTCGAAGCCGTACGGCTACGGCAAGAACGAGACCGAGATCAACTACTCGGTCGACCAGAAGATGGGCGGCTCGAACTTCGGCTTCCCGACCGGTTCGACGTTCAAGCCGTTCCTGGCCGCGGCGGCCCTGGAGGGCGGCAAGCCGGCCACGCAGTCCTATCCGGCGCCGTACGAGATGCCGTACCCCGACAGCGTCCAGGCGTGCGACGGCAAGGTCTGGCGCAACAGCGAGAGCGCGAAGGTCGAGAACGAGGACGAGTCGGAGGTCGGCCCGTACGCGCTGAAGAAAGCCATGGCGCTGTCGGTCAACACCTACTTCGTGCAGATGCTCGAAGACATCGGCATGTGCCCCGTGGTGGACATGACCGACAAGCTGGGCGTCGTGCAGGGCAACGGCACCAAGCTGCCCGAGCAGCCCTCGTCGATGACCCTCGGTTCCACCGGTATCTCGCCGCTGACCATGGCGAGCGCGTACGCCGCCTTCGCCAACCGGGGCACGTACTGCACGCCGATCGCGATCGCGTCGATCAGCCAGAAGCTCGGCGGTGAGAAGAAGTCCCTGCCGGTGCCGAAGTCCTCGTGCTCGCGCGCGATGTCGGAGACCACCGCGGACACCATCAACACGCTGCTGAGCGGTGTGGTCGACTCCGGTACGGGTCAGGAGGCCGGTCTCACCGACCGCGCCAACGCGGGCAAGACCGGTACGACGGACTTCCGCAAGAACGCCTGGTTCGTCGGCTACACGCCGAACCTGTCCGGCGCGGTCTGGGTCGGCAGCGCCACCCAGAAGGTCAAGATGGTCAACATCACCATCGGCGGGACGTGGCACGAGAAGGTCTTCGGCGGCGCGGTGCCCGGACCGATCTGGAAGGACGCCATGACCGGCGCCCTGTCCGGCAAGGACTCCCCCGGCTTCAACCTCGTCGACATCCCGGACGCCGACAAGGACCGGGACAAGGACCGTGACCGGGACCGCGGCGACGACAACAACGGGGACGACGGGCCCGGCCGTGGGGAGAACCGGGGAAATGACAACGGGGGCGGCACCGACGGTGGCCAGCCCCAGATCCCCACGCCGACCTTCTCCATCCCCGACGAGTGGACGATCGGCGGGAACGACGGCGGCAACGGCGGCGGGAACGGGAACGGTGGCGGCGGCAACTGGCCGTAG